A region of the Rubripirellula tenax genome:
TCTCATCGCGCGATGGTTCGGCCGCTTCGGCGACGCAGGTGCAAACTACTAGCAGTGTGATCCAGGCAACGTTGGGGCCATTCATCAAGTTCGTCATGTTGGTTAAGGAAATGCGCTATTCGATCGGTTCGAACTCGATCGCTTTCAAGCTGGACGACTTGATGTCTCCATCCACGCATCGGACCGAAACTTTGTAGCGGCCGGGCTCTGGGAAATGGATCCAGCCGATGGGAAACGATTGATAGTTGTGCGAGGAGTTTTGTTGGTTCTGGATCTTCTCGCCACCATCGACGGAAACCTCCCACACCAAGCGCCCCGTTCCTGAGTATGTGAGTGCGACGTTGTATTCGCCTGGCTTGTGAACATCGACATCCCACGACGCGGCGCCACCCTTTTCGAATCCGTGTGCATGGACAATGCCCTTCCACTCGCCGAACTTTTCCATCCATCGTTTCGGTGACTTCTCGGCATTGTCAACTTCGGCGAACTCGGCCAGCACTTCCGTCGCGTGTTCAGGATCAATTGCCCAAACCGGATCCACTTCGGGTTCCGATTCCAATTCTATTTGAATCACCGAAACGAGTTTTTCGGGCGCACTTGGCGGCACGTTGATCACGGTCCAGTCGACTTCACGCGACCATTTCAGCGATTCCGGTTGATCGCTTCCCAGTAGTTGAGCCGATTTGATCGACGTCTTCAGGTTGGGCAAGTGAAGTTTGCCCGATGTGGGCCAATCGAACACGCATAGAAACAGCGTGTTGTCTTTGCGAGTTACATCGCCCCAAGGCAAAGCGTGTTGCCAAGGCGACGCATCGGTGTTGTAGACGACCTGTGGGTAGCGGTAAATCCAATCGCCCGCATCGGTCAGGGTCTTGGTGGCCCGCGCTGGTACTGCTCCATCGCCTTGCGGGCCGATGTTTAGCATGTAAGTTCCGCCGCGTCCGACGCATGCGATCAAGCGGTGAAGGATCTCTTTCGGCGACTTCCAATATTCGTCGTACCAAGCGTACGCCCATGAATCGTTGGTGGTATCAACGCTTTCCCACATCCCTTCGATGTTGTGGCGTGGTACTTCCATGTCGCCCAACGTTTGATAGTCACCCAGGTCGTGACCCGCGCGGCCCGACACCAGCGCTCGTGGTTGGTTCTTGTGAACAAGATCCACGAGTTGCTCGACGTAGTGTTTTGGCATCTTTCCCGGCGTGTCGAACCAGACCAACTCGATGGGACCGTATTCGGTGGTGATTTCGTTGACCTGGGGCAAACACTTCTTTTCAAAGTAATCGTCGAAGGTTGCCGGATCTCCGTTCTCGTCTTCTGTCGGTCCGTTGCCACCGCCGGGAAACGTCCAGTCTTGGTTGTGTGAGTAATAGAACCCAAATCCTAGCCCAGCTTCGCGGCACGCCGCGGCAAGTTCTTTCATTGGATCCTTCTTCCACGGCGTAGCGTCAACGATATTGAAATCGTTGGCCTTCGATTCATACATCGCGAAGCCGTCGTGATGCTTGGCGGTAATGACGATGTATTTCATTCCCGCATCCTTTGCGATGCGAGCGATTTCCTTGGCATCGAACTGGGTGGGATTGAACTTGCCGGCAAGTTGCTTGTAATCGTCGATGGGAATTCCAGCCATGCGAGGATTCATGATCCATTCGCCGATCCCGTAGTAGGTCTTGCCGTCAACCTCGTTGCCAAGCAGCGAATACAACCCCCAGTGGATGAACATCGCATAGTTGCCTTCGTCGAACAATTGTCCGCGATCGGCATTTTCGGCGCGGAGCTTGACCACTTGGTCGCCCCACATCTTTTCCATTTCCTGTGCGTTGGCGGAACCCAGAAACGCAGCAGCGACAATCGCAAGCAGACAACGAGCGTATTCTTTCATGTTCATTCTTCTTGGAGATGCTCGCACCCGTTTATTGCGAGAACGGGTGCTCTTTGAATTTGGCGGGCAACAAGCAACGGTTTCAAAATCAAAGGTTATCAGATTGCGACGACGATGTGATGGATCGAACCCTGACGCGACTTCCCCAGAATAGTCTGGTTGGTTTATCAAATGCTAAGTGGAAAAGAACGGCTGCCGAGGATGAATTGCGACGCATCCGAAATGAAATGCGACACATTTTCTGCAGCGTCGGCACTCGCAATGCGGGCATGTCAGCAAGGCTATTCACGACGGTTAAGGATCGAG
Encoded here:
- a CDS encoding alpha-L-fucosidase; the encoded protein is MKEYARCLLAIVAAAFLGSANAQEMEKMWGDQVVKLRAENADRGQLFDEGNYAMFIHWGLYSLLGNEVDGKTYYGIGEWIMNPRMAGIPIDDYKQLAGKFNPTQFDAKEIARIAKDAGMKYIVITAKHHDGFAMYESKANDFNIVDATPWKKDPMKELAAACREAGLGFGFYYSHNQDWTFPGGGNGPTEDENGDPATFDDYFEKKCLPQVNEITTEYGPIELVWFDTPGKMPKHYVEQLVDLVHKNQPRALVSGRAGHDLGDYQTLGDMEVPRHNIEGMWESVDTTNDSWAYAWYDEYWKSPKEILHRLIACVGRGGTYMLNIGPQGDGAVPARATKTLTDAGDWIYRYPQVVYNTDASPWQHALPWGDVTRKDNTLFLCVFDWPTSGKLHLPNLKTSIKSAQLLGSDQPESLKWSREVDWTVINVPPSAPEKLVSVIQIELESEPEVDPVWAIDPEHATEVLAEFAEVDNAEKSPKRWMEKFGEWKGIVHAHGFEKGGAASWDVDVHKPGEYNVALTYSGTGRLVWEVSVDGGEKIQNQQNSSHNYQSFPIGWIHFPEPGRYKVSVRCVDGDIKSSSLKAIEFEPIE